A genomic region of Zingiber officinale cultivar Zhangliang unplaced genomic scaffold, Zo_v1.1 ctg133, whole genome shotgun sequence contains the following coding sequences:
- the LOC122036097 gene encoding ACT domain-containing protein ACR8-like, whose product MTWPAYLNEYEKLVIRMDNPRVVIDNAVCPTATLVKVDSARKHGILLEAVQVLTDLNLSIKKAYISSDCRWFMDVFHVTDQFGSKLTDESVISYLEQSLDTEESDFERPIGAEGYTTLELAGADRPGLLSEVFAVLADLGCGVVDAKVWTHNDRIACLISIHDELSGASIDYDSPRILHIESRLLHVLKGDHGVCGARAAVSSAAICHPDRRLHQIMFADRDYDRTSPPLTTTQSSSFPAVSIQNWIERGYSVVTVQCLDRPKLLFDVVCTLTDMEYVVFHGTIDTDGNIAHQEFYIRHKDGSPISSGAERQRMIQCLQAAIERRSIKGQRLELYMEDRPGLHSEVTRTLRENGLLVTRAEVSTKGDMTLAMFYVTDASGQPADPGVIDAVRQRIGPDCLIVEEKRPQFRRHEVAQGLGGVGVGLFYLGNLFWRNLYNLGLIKSFS is encoded by the exons ATGACCTGGCCGGCGTATTTGAATGAGTACGAGAAGCTCGTCATTCGGATGGACAACCCCAG GGTTGTGATCGACAATGCCGTTTGCCCCACAGCGACTCTCGTGAAG GTCGACAGCGCCAGGAAGCATGGCATCCTCCTCGAAGCCGTGCAGGTCCTCACCGATCTCAATCTCTCCATCAAGAAGGCCTACATCTCCTCCGACTGCCGTTGGTTCATGGACGTCTTCCACGTCACCGACCAGTTCGGCAGCAAGCTCACCGACGAGAGCGTCATCTCTTACCTCGAGCAG TCCTTGGACACGGAGGAGAGCGATTTCGAGCGACCCATTGGCGCCGAGGGCTACACTACCCTCGAGCTCGCCGGCGCCGACCGCCCTGGCCTACTCTCGGAGGTATTCGCGGTCCTCGCAGACCTCGGTTGTGGCGTAGTCGACGCGAAGGTGTGGACCCACAACGACCGCATCGCGTGCCTCATCTCCATCCACGACGAGCTCTCCGGCGCGTCAATCGACTACGACTCCCCCCGGATCCTCCACATCGAGTCCCGCCTCCTCCACGTCCTGAAGGGCGACCACGGTGTCTGCGGCGCCAGAGCCGCCGTCTCTTCCGCGGCGATCTGCCATCCCGACCGCCGCCTTCACCAAATAATGTTCGCCGATCGCGACTACGACCGGACATCTCCGCCATTAACGACAACACAGTCTTCCTCGTTCCCTGCCGTCTCTATTCAAAACTGGATCGAAAGGGGTTACTCCGTAGTCACCGTGCAATGCCTCGATCGCCCGAAGCTCCTCTTCGACGTGGTGTGTACGCTCACAGACATGGAATACGTCGTGTTCCACGGCACCATCGACACTGACGGCAATATTGCTCATCAG GAGTTCTACATAAGGCATAAAGACGGCAGCCCGATCAGTTCCGGAGCAGAGAGGCAAAGAATGATTCAATGCTTGCAAGCAGCCATCGAGAGGAGATCAATAAAG GGGCAAAGGCTAGAATTGTACATGGAGGATCGCCCGGGACTCCACTCGGAGGTAACTCGAACACTTCGAGAGAACGGTTTGCTGGTCACGAGAGCAGAGGTGTCGACCAAAGGAGATATGACCTTGGCCATGTTCTACGTGACGGACGCCTCCGGGCAACCAGCGGATCCCGGGGTCATCGACGCAGTCCGGCAAAGGATAGGTCCCGATTGCCTAATAGTGGAGGAGAAACGGCCCCAGTTCCGGCGCCACGAGGTGGCGCAGGGGTTGGGTGGCGTCGGCGTTGGGCTGTTCTACTTGGGAAATCTTTTCTGGAGGAATTTGTATAATTTGGGACTGATCAAGTCCTTTTCATAG
- the LOC122036095 gene encoding 3-phosphoshikimate 1-carboxyvinyltransferase 2-like codes for MAQAAMAKGVAVNPALLSYGSGGSRKPSPVPSSLRVGTIAKHGHLGSLMAGHSRSKWNQLRVSASVAVAAEKPSAASEIVLQPIKEISGTVKLPGSKSLSNRILLLAALSEGTTVVDNLLNSDDVRYMLAALKTLGLSVEDDAETKRSIVIGCAGQFPVGKAFSDEVKLFLGNAGTAMRPLTAAVTAAGGNASYVLDGVPRMRERPIGDLVDGLKQLGADVDCFLGTNCPPVRVNAKGGLPGGKVKLSGSISSQYLSALLMAAPLAQGDVEIEIIDKLISIPYVEMTLKLMERFGVKVEHSDNWERFFIKGAQKYKSPGNAYVEGDASSASYFLAGAAVTGGTVTVEGCGTTSLQGDVKFAEVLEKMGAKVSWTENSVTVTGPPRDPSKKHLRGIDVNMNKMPDVAMTLAVVALFADGPTAIRDVASWRVKETERMIAICTELRKLGATVEEGPDYCIITPPEKLNVTAIDTYDDHRMAMAFSIAACHDVPVTINDPGCTRKTFPDYFDVLQRFSKN; via the exons atggcgCAGGCGGCTATGGCGAAGGGAGTGGCGGTGAACCCTGCGCTGTTGTCGTATGGTTCTGGCGGATCTCGTAAACCGTCGCCCGTTCCTTCTTCTCTCCGTGTCGGAACGATAGCCAAGCACGGGCATTTAGGTAGCTTGATGGCGGGGCATAGCCGGAGTAAATGGAATCAACTTCGAGTTTCGGCCTCTGTCGCGGTGGCAGCTGAGAAACCGTCAGCGGCGTCGGAGATCGTGCTTCAGCCGATTAAGGAGATCTCCGGAACGGTTAAACTCCCCGGATCGAAGTCCTTGTCGAATCGGATTCTCCTTCTTGCGGCCCTCTCCGAG GGAACCACTGTGGTGGACAACTTGCTGAACAGTGATGACGTTCGTTATATGCTTGCTGCTCTTAAAACCCTTGGCCTCTCTGTGGAGGATGATGCTGAAACTAAGAGATCAATTGTTATCGGGTGCGCCGGGCAATTCCCGGTGGGTAAAGCTTTCAGCGATGAAGTTAAACTTTTTTTAGGGAATGCTGGCACTGCAATGCGGCCACTGACAGCAGCTGTTACTGCTGCTGGTGGAAATGCAAG TTATGTTCTTGACGGGGTTCCTAGAATGAGGGAAAGACCCATAGGGGACTTAGTTGATGGATTGAAGCAGCTTGGTGCAGATGTTGATTGTTTCTTGGGCACCAATTGTCCTCCTGTTCGTGTGAACGCAAAGGGAGGTCTTCCTGGAGGCAAG GTGAAACTCTCTGGATCAATTAGCAGCCAGTACTTGTCCGCTTTGCTCATGGCAGCTCCCTTAGCTCAAGGAGATGTCGAGATTGAGATCATTGATAAGCTCATTTCGATTCCATATGTTGAAATGACTTTAAAATTGATGGAACGCTTTGGAGTGAAGGTGGAGCATTCTGACAACTGGGAGAGATTCTTCATCAAGGGTGCTCAGAAGTACAA GTCTCCTGGAAATGCATATGTTGAAGGTGATGCATCGAGTGCTAGTTATTTCTTAGCAGGTGCTGCAGTCACTGGTGGTACTGTCACTGTAGAAGGTTGCGGAACAACCAGTCTCCAG GGCGATGTTAAATTTGCCGAAGTTCTTGAGAAAATGGGAGCAAAGGTTTCGTGGACGGAGAATAGTGTAACTGTTACTGGTCCGCCACGGGATCCTTCTAAGAAGCATTTGCGTGGTATTGATGTGAATATGAACAAGATGCCTGATGTTGCCATGACCCTTGCCGTCGTTGCACTGTTTGCCGATGGTCCTACAGCCATAAGAGATG TGGCTTCATGGAGGGTAAAGGAGACCGAAAGGATGATAGCCATTTGCACAGAACTTCGAAAG CTGGGAGCAACAGTGGAAGAAGGCCCTGATTATTGCATCATCACTCCCCCGGAAAAGTTGAACGTAACTGCAATTGATACATATGATGATCACAGGATGGCGATGGCATTCTCCATAGCAGCCTGCCACGATGTTCCTGTAACTATCAATGACCCAGGTTGCACGCGAAAGACCTTCCCTGACTATTTTGATGTCTTGCAGAGGTTTTCGAAGAATTGA